The nucleotide window ACGTGGACGTTGGCGCGGGTGCGCATGTCCCAGACGCGGGCTACGCCGTCGCGACCGCCTGTGACGAGGAGGTCCAGACGGGGGTGCAGGTCGAGGGTGTAGACGCCGCTGAGATGGCCGTGGTAGTGACGGATGACTTTGTTGGTTTCGAGATCCCAGCACTTGACCATTTTGTCTTCACCGCAGGAGAAGAGGTAGGGATGTCGGGGGGATACGGCCAGACCGCGGACGGTGGAAATGTGACCGGTGAGGGTGAGACGGAGGGCACCTGTAGCCAGGTTCCAGATCTTGATGGTTCGGTCGCCGGCACCACTAGCAAACCACTCGTTGTTCGGCTCGACGGCCAAACTGCGCACCCAACCCAAATGGCCGGAGATGACCCGCATGAGCTTCCATGGCGGGTGCCAGTCGGGTCGTTGCTGTTTCGTCGCCGAGGGACGTTGAATGAGACTCTTGGGAGCGTTTTCACCGCCGACGCCGCCGGCTGCTGGGCCGGGGGCCTTCTTGACGAGGGCCATGGACGCGCCGCTGCCGTCCACGGCGGCTTGGGGCTGTGGTTGGATCTTGGGACGTTTGGCGCGTCCAGCGGCCACGGCTTTGGCTTGCTTTTCGGCCAGCGCTGGGGGGAGTTCCTTCACATCTTCGTATTCTGCTTTGCGCCGGTAGGACGTGGCGATGGAGCCATTGGCGACGGAAGGGGTGACCATAAGGTAGTCGGAACCGAAGAGCTCGGCCGTCCGCTTGGCGGAGAGGCGCACTGCCTCGTCTGGGGTGGTAGAGGGAACGACGtccatggtggtgggttggagggtATTCCGACGCTCGGTATGGAGGTTTGAGCTGCTTGCTGCGGAGACGTGTCGTTGGCGCGTCCTGAGCCCCGGGGCGGGGTGTATTGGGCTTTTAGTCGAGATCAGAAGTGTGCCTCATGCGGAGTGTATTATGCACCGGGACGACAGGAGAAAGCGCGGCGCAGGCGTGGAATTGGTGATGATTGAAAGTGAAGGCGAAGTTGGAATCAGCGGCAGCGAAGCTCGACTTGATTTTCGGCGGGCGGCGAGCTATTgtctgcctgaggcattaaAGCTACTCTCAGGTGTCGAGGCCCAGATGCCAACCCCGC belongs to Aspergillus luchuensis IFO 4308 DNA, chromosome 3, nearly complete sequence and includes:
- the PRP46 gene encoding WD40 repeat domain-containing protein (BUSCO:EOG09262KUJ;~COG:A;~EggNog:ENOG410PG61;~InterPro:IPR036322,IPR015943,IPR001680,IPR019775, IPR020472,IPR017986;~PFAM:PF00400;~go_function: GO:0005515 - protein binding [Evidence IEA]); its protein translation is MDVVPSTTPDEAVRLSAKRTAELFGSDYLMVTPSVANGSIATSYRRKAEYEDVKELPPALAEKQAKAVAAGRAKRPKIQPQPQAAVDGSGASMALVKKAPGPAAGGVGGENAPKSLIQRPSATKQQRPDWHPPWKLMRVISGHLGWVRSLAVEPNNEWFASGAGDRTIKIWNLATGALRLTLTGHISTVRGLAVSPRHPYLFSCGEDKMVKCWDLETNKVIRHYHGHLSGVYTLDLHPRLDLLVTGGRDGVARVWDMRTRANVHVLAGHKGTVADVKCQEADPQIISGSLDATVRLWDLAAGKSMGVLTHHKKGVRALATHPREFTFASASTGSIKQWKCPEGDFMQNFDGQNAIINTLSVNEDNVMFSGGDNGSMCFWDWKTGYQFQSMDAVAQPGSLEAEAGIMASTFDRTGLRLITGEADKTIKIWKPDDEATEESHPVTWAPTLGRQRY